In Actinomycetota bacterium, the sequence TAGACGCCGTCCAGCCGCCCGCTGTTGAACGACGACGACCTCCGGACGACCCCGTGGACCTCGTACCCCTTCGAGAGGAGAAGTTCGGCGAGGTAGGAGCCGTCCTGGCCCGTGACTCCTGTGATCAGCGCCTTCTTCATCGTGTGCCCTCCAGGTTTGCCCGATACCAATCGAGAGTCTCAACAAGCGAGCGGTCCAGGGGAATTCGGGGGGCCCAACCAACCGCAGTCGTTATTTTGGTGGAATCTCCTACAAGAAGGTCCGTAACAGCCGAGGCGTGCAGGGTTTGCAGATGCACCTGAACCCTATGTTTCAACCCGGCGATTTCCAGCAGCTTATCCAAAACGTCCCCCATACGTACCGCCCGGCCCGAGCAGACGTTGTACGCCTCGCCTGCTTCGCCGGCTTCGAGAAGCAGGGCGTACGCCCGCACGACATCCCGCACGTCCAGGAAGTCCCGGCGGGAGTCGAGGTTGCCCACGTGCATCTCGCCGCCCCCGGCCTGCTCCAGCCGGGCGATCTGCGAGGCAAAGGAGCCGACCGCGTAGTTCGGGCTCTGCCCCGGGCCCGTGTGGTTGAACGACCGGGTAAAAACGCTCTCCACGCCGTACTGCCTCAGGTACATCATTCCCAAATGCTCCTGTGCGATCTTCGAAAGGGCGTAGGGCGAGCCGGCGCACTGGGGTGAGGTCTCGGTAAGCGCCCGGCCGTCCTCCGGGCGGGCGTACTGCTGGGCCGACCCGACGAGAAGCACCCGGGGCCTCAGCTCCTTGACCGCCTCCAGCAGGTTGGATGTCCCCTCGATGTTGCTGCGGTAGGTCTGGCTGGGGTCGGTCCACGAGCCGCCGACCGAAGCCTGGGCCGCGAGGTGGATAACCCCTTCGGGCGCCGAGGACGAGACCAGGTCGGCAACCCCCGGTGCGTCGACGAGGTCGAGCGCCTCCCAGCGAACCGGCTCCGGACCGGGACGGGC encodes:
- a CDS encoding GDP-mannose 4,6-dehydratase, which gives rise to MRVLVTGAGGFVGGYLLPYLLEAGHEVVATSLDLPARPGPEPVRWEALDLVDAPGVADLVSSSAPEGVIHLAAQASVGGSWTDPSQTYRSNIEGTSNLLEAVKELRPRVLLVGSAQQYARPEDGRALTETSPQCAGSPYALSKIAQEHLGMMYLRQYGVESVFTRSFNHTGPGQSPNYAVGSFASQIARLEQAGGGEMHVGNLDSRRDFLDVRDVVRAYALLLEAGEAGEAYNVCSGRAVRMGDVLDKLLEIAGLKHRVQVHLQTLHASAVTDLLVGDSTKITTAVGWAPRIPLDRSLVETLDWYRANLEGTR